In Verrucomicrobiota bacterium, the DNA window ATCTGCCCTTGCGAACCCATGATATATGGGAGCAAGCCAGTGGATGGAGGACATCTTATCCTTTCCCGAAAGGAGAAATTACAACTGCTCGCGGAGTGCCCGGATGCCGCCAAATTTGTCCGCCGTTTCCACGGCTCCGAGGAGTTCATTAATGGCATTGAGCGTTGGTGCCTCTGGCTGGCCGAGGCGCAACCGGAGCAGTGGCGAAATCTCGCCCCCATTCGTGAGCGCGTCGAAAAGGTGCGCAAGTTCCGGCGGTCGAGTGTAAAAGGCAAAACGGTTGAACAAGCGGAACAACCATCCATCTTTGGAGAACTGCGGCAGCCCAAAACCAGTTATCTTGCCATTCCCGAGGTTTCGTCTGAGACCCGCCGCTACATTCCGGTTGGCTTCGTCAAAGCCGGGGTGATTGCCAGTAACTTGCTCTACACGGTTCCAAACGCGTCGCTCTATACCTTTGCCATCCTCACGTCGCACATGCATATGGCATGGATGCGATATACTGCCGGTCGTTTGGAAAGCCGTTATCGTTACTCGGCTGGGCTCGTTTATAACAACTTCCCATGGCCCTTGTCGCCAACCTCGGAACAGCGTGAAACAATCGAAAAGGCAGGACAGACGGTCTTGGATGTGCGTGCGAGGTTTTCCACATCCACCTTTGCCGATCTTTACGATCCCGTCGCCATGCCCGCCGCACTGGCGAAAGCCCATGCCACCCTCGACCGCGCCGTGGATCGTTGTTACCGCAAGGAACCATTCGAATCAGATCGTCAGCGGGTGGAATACCTGTTCCAGCTTTACGAACAGATCACCGCGCCATTGGCCCCAACGGTCAAGCCAAAGCGTAGCGCTCGTCGTAAAGCCCTCTACAGTGCCTATCCGTTTATCCCCGCGTCCATGACGGACCCGGTCCCAAACGCGGATCAAGCCGTCGCCGAGGCCGGGCAGTGTTATTTTATCAGTGAAGAACCACCCCCTTATCGCACGAACACCTGATACAAATTCTGTCTGTCTGTCTGCCCCCCCCTTAGGCAGATAGACAGACAGACAGACAGACAAAACCTATTCGTGCCAGCGTAACATCCCGGCAGCCTCGGTGAGACGGGAGCCAAATTTACCCTCCTCGCTAAAGGTGCGGCGGTGGCACAGGTCATAAAACAGGCCCGCCTCCAGGCGGGCCAGGAGCCGGACGGCGGCGGCGGGTTGCGGGGCGCAAAGGATGCAGCCCAAGGCGCCGGCCCCAACCTCGGGGGCGTGAGGCGGCCGGGCATCCGCAGGATTTTTATTTAACATATTAATGGTATTAGTAATTCATTATATAAATATGGATACCATCCCCACAACGGCCTGTCAAATATTATTTTACAATTATTTAAATATGTTTTAAAAGAATGGCCCCTTGAGCATCAGCCCGGATGGGCGGCGAGCCCCCGAACGCCCACCGGAGCGCGGACCTCCGTCCCGCGTGGTTTGGGCTGCTTTAGCCGCCCGCACCGCTAAGGGAATAACCGGAGCTGCTCCCGCGCCCCCCGGCGGACCGGAGGTTCGCGCTCCTATCCGAGGCTTCCCCAGGCGCGCTGGTCCGCGACGCTCAATGTATTCATGCTGACCTCACAAAAGGCATCGCCCCCCCGAGGGCCAATCCTTTGTTTGGAGCACTTCGTTTGGAGAGGGTCAGCCCGTTTTGTTTTCACTTCCGGTTGCGGCAGGGGCAATCCTCCGGTATTTTGCATCGCTTATGCAGTGTAGCGGCAAAACCGGTGCGAAGAAGTTTCTGCCCATGTCCCGGGCCGAGATGAGCGCCCGGCATTGGGATGCCCTGGACGTGCTGCTCATCACTGGCGATGCCTACGTGGATCATCCTTCGTTTGGCACGGCCTTGATCGGGCGGGTGCTGGAGGCCGATGGCCTGCGCGTTGGCATCATTGCCCAACCGGATTGGCGCACGGTGGAGTCCTTGAAAATCATGGGGGCACCGCGCCTGTTTTGCGGGGTGACGGCCGGCAATATTGATTCGATGGTGGCAAACTACACCGCGGGGCGCCACAAGCGCCGCGAGGACGCCTATACCGAAAACCGTGAAATCGGCAAACGCCCGAATCACGCGGCGACGGTTTACGCCCAGATGTGTCGTCAGGCGTTTCCCGGCGTCCCAGTGGTGTTGGGCGGCATTGAGGCCAGCCTGCGGCGCGTGGCACATTACGATTATTGGGAGGACAAGCTGCGCCCGTCCATTTTAGTGGATTCCAAGGCGGATATTCTGGTCTATGGCATGGGGGAACACCAGGTGCGCGAAATCGCGCGCCGTCTCCAAACTCCCGAGCGGGATCTGAGCGGCATTCCGGGCACCGCCCGACTACTGGGTGCAAAGGCCTCCGCGGCGATGGATTTCAGCCAGTGGATTCGCCTGCCCAGTTGGGAGGAAGTGCGGGACAATAAAGTGCTGCTCCTGAAACTCACCAAGCTGGTCGAGCGCGAGCAGACGCCGTATTGCGGGCGGCCGCTGGTGCAATTTCACCATGATCGTGCGGTGATCATGGAGCGTCCCGCCATGCCGTTGGATGAAGTGGAAATGGACGCCCTGTACGACCTGCCATTCGTCAAGGAACCGCACTTCCGCTACCAGGGTGAAATCGCCGGATTCAAGACGATCAAGGACTCGATCATTGTGCAGCGCGGCTGCCCCGGAGGCTGCACCTTTTGCGGACTGGGCTTCCACCAGGGCAAATTCCTGACAAGCCGCAGCGAGAAATCCATCCTCAAGGAAATCCGGCAGCTCTCCGATTCCCCAAACTTCCGGGGAACCATCTCCGATCTGGGCGGTCCCACGGCCAACCTGTACGGCAGCGAGCATAGTTACGACGAGGCCTGCCATCGCTGCCGCCGGCCCAGTTGCCTGTACCCGGATATCTGCCGTCACTTCAAAATTGGCGAGGAGCAAATGCTCAGCCTCTATCGCCACGCGCGCGCCAGCGAGGGGATCAAGCACGTGTTCATCCAATCCGGCATTCGCATGGATGTCGCGCTGCGCACGCCCAAGTACATGAAGGAACTGGTGGCGCACCACGTTTCCGGCCACCTCAAAGTGGCGCCCGAACATGTGAATCCCGAGGTGCTGCGCCGCATGCGCAAACCGGCCGGGGTTTTTGAAAAATTCATGGAGGTGTTTCGCGAAGAAAGCGAGCAGGCGGACAAGGAACAATACCTGGTCCCGTATTTCATTTCCAGTTTCCCCGGCTGCACCACCCGGGAAATGGGCGACGTGGAAAAAGTGCTTCAACGCACCCATTGGAACCTGCAACAGGTTCAAGACTTCATCCCGCTGCCGATGACGCCCTCGGCAGCCATGTATGTCACCGGTCTGGATTACGACACGGAAACGCCGATCCCCGTCGTCCGCAACGCGGGCGAACGACTGGCGCAGATCAAGGTATTGCGCCCGAACTTCGGCGAGAAAAAGCCCGCTCGCCCATCCAACCAAGCCGCCCCAGAGAGCGATACTGCGCCGGATGCGTTTTGAACTGACATTTTCCCCCGGCAAGTTGTCGCCCGCGTGTTTTTGCGCGTTCGTGATTTCACCGGATTTCGCTTGAACCAAATCGCACGGGTTTTATTGTCAGGCACATGAAACGAGTATTATTCTTAAGTTCGGTGCTGGCGGCGGGCCTGATGATGACGCCCGCCAGCCACGCACAAAACGCCGCCACCGCCGCCGCGATCGCGGATCGCCTGGATATGGAGGAGCGTTTCAAGCAGATCACCAGCGCCCTGGAAGGCCTGCAAGCCAACCATCTGGCGCTGCAAAAACGCCTGGCGGAGGTCACCGCAGAAATAAAAGAACTGCGCGAGCAAACGGGCAAACCAGCGGCCAACTCCGTCACCCGCGATGACTTGAAAATCCTGGCCGACAAGATTGTGGAAGTGGACAAGGAACGGGAGCGCAATAACAAGCTGGTCATTGAGAAGATC includes these proteins:
- a CDS encoding YgiQ family radical SAM protein, with the translated sequence MQCSGKTGAKKFLPMSRAEMSARHWDALDVLLITGDAYVDHPSFGTALIGRVLEADGLRVGIIAQPDWRTVESLKIMGAPRLFCGVTAGNIDSMVANYTAGRHKRREDAYTENREIGKRPNHAATVYAQMCRQAFPGVPVVLGGIEASLRRVAHYDYWEDKLRPSILVDSKADILVYGMGEHQVREIARRLQTPERDLSGIPGTARLLGAKASAAMDFSQWIRLPSWEEVRDNKVLLLKLTKLVEREQTPYCGRPLVQFHHDRAVIMERPAMPLDEVEMDALYDLPFVKEPHFRYQGEIAGFKTIKDSIIVQRGCPGGCTFCGLGFHQGKFLTSRSEKSILKEIRQLSDSPNFRGTISDLGGPTANLYGSEHSYDEACHRCRRPSCLYPDICRHFKIGEEQMLSLYRHARASEGIKHVFIQSGIRMDVALRTPKYMKELVAHHVSGHLKVAPEHVNPEVLRRMRKPAGVFEKFMEVFREESEQADKEQYLVPYFISSFPGCTTREMGDVEKVLQRTHWNLQQVQDFIPLPMTPSAAMYVTGLDYDTETPIPVVRNAGERLAQIKVLRPNFGEKKPARPSNQAAPESDTAPDAF
- a CDS encoding LysM peptidoglycan-binding domain-containing protein, giving the protein MKRVLFLSSVLAAGLMMTPASHAQNAATAAAIADRLDMEERFKQITSALEGLQANHLALQKRLAEVTAEIKELREQTGKPAANSVTRDDLKILADKIVEVDKERERNNKLVIEKIGELGKVLNKPHVATPPPTARATNNQDTAAPQKGFEYTVEKGDTISKIIEAYRGNNIKVTAKQIEAANPGLNPTKLQIGQKIFIPAPNQ
- a CDS encoding type IIL restriction-modification enzyme MmeI; the protein is AHRAFPWESEARGKAHVHVVIIGFGPTDVPAKFITDYDTDLEHPTCTQVANINPYLVEGSDRCMPKRREPICPCEPMIYGSKPVDGGHLILSRKEKLQLLAECPDAAKFVRRFHGSEEFINGIERWCLWLAEAQPEQWRNLAPIRERVEKVRKFRRSSVKGKTVEQAEQPSIFGELRQPKTSYLAIPEVSSETRRYIPVGFVKAGVIASNLLYTVPNASLYTFAILTSHMHMAWMRYTAGRLESRYRYSAGLVYNNFPWPLSPTSEQRETIEKAGQTVLDVRARFSTSTFADLYDPVAMPAALAKAHATLDRAVDRCYRKEPFESDRQRVEYLFQLYEQITAPLAPTVKPKRSARRKALYSAYPFIPASMTDPVPNADQAVAEAGQCYFISEEPPPYRTNT